In Streptomyces thermolilacinus SPC6, a single genomic region encodes these proteins:
- a CDS encoding adenosylmethionine--8-amino-7-oxononanoate transaminase: MPEPRYTPGELLALDREHVWHPYGPMPGRADPLVVESAAGVRLRLAEPAEGRTELVDGMSSWWSAVHGYNHPVLNEAVRGQLDRMSHVMFGGLTHEPAVRLAARLVEITPAPLRHVFLSDSGSVSVEVAVKMCLQYWRSVGRPAKRRLLTWRGGYHGDTWQPMSVCDPEGGMHDLWTGVLPRQVFAPAPPEAYEEEYARELRELVARHADELAAVIVEPVVQGAGGMRFHSPAYLRVLREACDEHGVLLVFDEIATGFGRTGELFAADHAGVAPDVMCLGKALTGGYLSMAATLCTTRVAEGISRGEVPVLAHGPTFMGNPLASAVACASIDLLLSQDWAREVKRIDAGLREGLRAARGLPGVKDVRVLGAIGVVQLDHPVDIAAATAAAVREGVWLRPFRDLVYVMPPYVTGDDDVARICRAVCAAAREG; encoded by the coding sequence ATGCCTGAGCCGCGTTACACCCCCGGCGAGTTGCTCGCGCTGGACCGGGAACACGTCTGGCACCCGTACGGTCCGATGCCCGGCCGGGCCGACCCGCTCGTGGTGGAGTCGGCCGCCGGGGTGCGGCTGCGCCTCGCCGAACCGGCCGAGGGCCGCACGGAGCTGGTGGACGGCATGTCGTCCTGGTGGTCGGCCGTGCACGGCTACAACCACCCGGTGCTCAACGAGGCCGTGCGCGGCCAGCTGGACCGGATGAGCCATGTGATGTTCGGCGGGCTCACCCACGAGCCCGCCGTGCGGCTGGCGGCCCGGCTGGTGGAGATCACCCCGGCGCCGCTGCGGCATGTGTTCCTCAGCGACTCGGGCTCGGTGTCCGTCGAGGTCGCCGTGAAGATGTGCCTCCAGTACTGGCGTTCGGTCGGCCGCCCCGCCAAGCGGCGGCTGCTGACCTGGCGCGGCGGCTACCACGGGGACACCTGGCAGCCGATGTCGGTGTGCGATCCCGAGGGCGGGATGCACGACCTGTGGACCGGCGTGCTGCCGCGGCAGGTCTTCGCCCCGGCGCCCCCGGAGGCGTACGAGGAGGAGTACGCGCGCGAACTGCGCGAGCTGGTCGCCCGGCACGCCGACGAGCTGGCCGCCGTGATCGTGGAGCCGGTCGTGCAGGGCGCGGGCGGCATGCGCTTCCATTCCCCCGCGTACCTGCGGGTCCTGCGGGAGGCGTGCGACGAGCACGGCGTGCTGCTGGTGTTCGACGAGATCGCGACGGGCTTCGGCCGGACCGGTGAGCTGTTCGCGGCGGACCACGCGGGCGTCGCGCCCGATGTGATGTGCCTCGGCAAGGCGCTGACCGGCGGTTATCTGTCGATGGCGGCGACACTGTGCACCACGCGGGTCGCCGAGGGCATCTCGCGGGGCGAGGTGCCGGTGCTGGCCCACGGGCCGACGTTCATGGGCAACCCGCTGGCCTCCGCCGTGGCCTGCGCCTCGATCGACCTGCTGCTGTCGCAGGACTGGGCGCGCGAGGTCAAGCGCATCGATGCCGGTCTGCGCGAGGGCCTGCGGGCGGCGCGCGGGCTGCCGGGCGTGAAGGACGTGCGGGTGCTCGGCGCGATCGGCGTGGTCCAGCTGGACCACCCGGTGGACATCGCGGCGGCCACGGCGGCGGCGGTCCGCGAGGGCGTGTGGCTGCGGCCGTTCCGGGACCTGGTGTACGTGATGCCGCCGTACGTCACGGGCGACGACGACGTGGCGCGGATCTGCCGTGCGGTGTGCGCGGCCGCGAGGGAGGGCTGA
- the bioB gene encoding biotin synthase BioB, translating into MDLLNTLVDKGLRRELPTREEALAVLATSDDELLDVVAAAGKVRRHWFGRRVKLNYLVNLKSGLCPEDCSYCSQRLGSKADILKYTWLKPEDASKAAAAGIAGGAKRVCLVASGRGPTDRDVDRVSKTIEAIKEDNEGVEVCACLGLLSDGQAERLRSAGADAYNHNLNTSEATYGEITTTHTYEDRVDTVRKAHEAGLSACSGLIAGMGESDEDLVDVVFALRELDPDSVPVNFLIPFEGTPLAKEWNLTPQRALRILAMVRFVCPDVEVRLAGGREVHLRTLQPLALHLANSIFLGDYLTSEGQAGKADLEMIADAGFEVEGAGTTTLPEHRVDAAAGGCGTGGGCGPESGSGGVCGSAAGAGEPVAAGAVAEGDAPSEAGAAAGAGAAAEADVAVPGARPDLVAVRRRGAGTDLAPNA; encoded by the coding sequence ATGGACCTGTTGAACACGCTGGTGGACAAGGGGCTGCGGCGGGAGCTGCCGACCCGTGAAGAGGCGCTCGCCGTTCTGGCGACTTCCGACGACGAGCTGCTGGACGTGGTGGCGGCGGCGGGGAAGGTGCGACGCCACTGGTTCGGGCGGCGCGTGAAGCTCAACTACCTGGTGAACCTGAAGTCGGGGCTGTGCCCCGAGGACTGCTCGTACTGCTCGCAGCGGCTCGGTTCGAAGGCCGACATCCTCAAGTACACCTGGCTGAAGCCGGAGGACGCCTCGAAGGCGGCCGCCGCGGGCATCGCGGGCGGTGCCAAGCGAGTGTGCCTCGTCGCCAGCGGCCGGGGTCCGACGGACCGGGACGTGGACCGGGTCTCGAAGACGATCGAGGCGATCAAGGAGGACAACGAGGGCGTCGAGGTGTGCGCGTGCCTCGGGCTGCTCTCGGACGGGCAGGCGGAGCGGCTGCGCTCGGCGGGCGCCGACGCGTACAACCACAACCTCAACACGTCCGAGGCGACGTACGGGGAGATCACCACCACCCACACGTACGAGGACCGCGTCGACACGGTCCGCAAGGCTCACGAGGCGGGCCTGTCGGCTTGCTCGGGCCTGATCGCGGGCATGGGTGAGAGCGACGAGGACCTGGTGGACGTCGTGTTCGCGCTGCGCGAGCTCGACCCGGACTCGGTGCCGGTCAACTTCCTCATCCCCTTCGAGGGCACGCCGCTCGCCAAGGAGTGGAACCTCACCCCGCAGCGGGCGCTGCGCATCCTGGCGATGGTCCGGTTCGTCTGCCCCGACGTGGAGGTCCGGCTCGCGGGCGGCCGCGAGGTGCACCTGCGGACGCTCCAGCCGCTGGCGCTGCACCTGGCCAACTCCATCTTCCTGGGCGACTACCTGACCAGTGAGGGCCAGGCGGGCAAGGCGGATCTGGAGATGATCGCGGACGCCGGGTTCGAGGTGGAGGGCGCCGGTACGACGACGCTGCCGGAGCACCGCGTGGACGCGGCGGCCGGTGGCTGCGGGACGGGCGGCGGCTGCGGGCCGGAGTCCGGTTCCGGTGGCGTGTGCGGCTCGGCGGCCGGTGCCGGTGAGCCCGTGGCGGCCGGTGCGGTGGCCGAGGGTGACGCGCCGTCCGAGGCCGGTGCGGCGGCCGGTGCCGGCGCCGCGGCCGAGGCGGATGTGGCCGTTCCAGGTGCCCGGCCGGACCTGGTGGCCGTACGCCGCCGGGGCGCCGGTACGGACCTCGCGCCCAATGCCTGA
- a CDS encoding 8-amino-7-oxononanoate synthase has translation MPKDAPGDAVPAAPFDWTDAEARRRAAAGLVRTLRPRPADADLLDLASNDYLGLTRRPEVTGAAADAARRWGAGSTGSRLVTGTTALHAELERELADFCGFEAALVFSSGYAANLAVLTALTAHGSLIVSDAGNHASIVDGCRLSRAETAVVPHADPEAVRKTLGAHPGRRALVVSDSVFSVDGDAAPLEAHAAACREHGAALVVDDAHGLGVLGDGGRGALHAAGLAGAPDVVATATLSKSLGSQGGAVLGPARVVEHLVNAARTFIFDTGLAPAAAGAALASLRLLRREPDLAGRARTVAATLHARLTAAGLAAVRPDAAVVSVRAPSPDEALQWAADCRAEGVAVGCFRPPSVPDGVSRLRLTARADLTGQQIDRAVATILRTAPPC, from the coding sequence ATGCCCAAGGACGCGCCCGGCGACGCCGTGCCCGCGGCCCCGTTCGACTGGACCGACGCCGAGGCGCGCCGCCGCGCCGCCGCCGGGCTCGTCCGCACGCTGCGCCCCCGCCCCGCCGACGCGGACCTGCTGGACCTGGCGAGCAACGACTACCTGGGCCTCACCCGCCGCCCGGAGGTCACCGGGGCGGCGGCCGACGCGGCCCGCCGCTGGGGCGCCGGGTCCACCGGCTCACGGCTCGTCACCGGTACGACCGCCCTCCACGCCGAACTGGAGCGGGAACTCGCCGACTTCTGCGGCTTCGAGGCGGCCCTCGTCTTCTCGTCGGGGTACGCCGCCAACCTGGCCGTGCTGACCGCGCTCACCGCCCACGGCTCGCTCATCGTCTCCGACGCGGGCAACCACGCGTCGATCGTGGACGGCTGCCGCCTGTCGCGCGCCGAGACCGCCGTCGTCCCGCACGCCGACCCGGAGGCCGTACGCAAGACCCTCGGCGCCCACCCCGGGCGGCGGGCGCTCGTCGTCAGCGACTCGGTGTTCTCCGTGGACGGGGACGCCGCCCCGCTGGAGGCGCACGCCGCGGCCTGCCGGGAACACGGCGCCGCGCTCGTCGTGGACGACGCGCACGGCCTGGGCGTGCTGGGCGACGGCGGCCGGGGCGCCCTCCACGCGGCCGGCCTCGCCGGTGCGCCCGACGTGGTCGCCACGGCGACGCTCTCCAAGTCCCTCGGCAGCCAGGGCGGCGCCGTCCTCGGCCCCGCCCGGGTGGTGGAGCACCTGGTGAACGCCGCCCGGACGTTCATCTTCGACACGGGTCTCGCCCCGGCCGCCGCGGGCGCCGCCCTGGCGAGCCTGCGCCTGCTGCGCCGCGAACCGGACCTCGCGGGACGCGCCCGCACGGTGGCGGCGACGCTGCACGCCCGGCTGACCGCCGCGGGGCTCGCCGCCGTACGGCCGGACGCGGCGGTCGTGTCGGTGCGGGCGCCGTCACCGGACGAGGCCCTCCAGTGGGCGGCGGACTGCCGCGCCGAGGGCGTGGCCGTCGGCTGCTTCCGGCCGCCGTCGGTGCCGGACGGCGTGTCGCGGCTGCGGCTCACCGCCCGCGCGGACCTCACCGGACAGCAGATCGACCGGGCCGTGGCCACGATCCTGCGCACCGCGCCGCCTTGCTGA
- a CDS encoding ATP-binding protein, with the protein MADHQEASVTLPSDPASVSTARRYVTDVLAEWGLPGGSDTAETIRLIVSELATNAVQHTFGQSPDFTVDLRLERHERLRVGVTDSHPRRPKRLPAAVQQDNGRGMAIVRWLAAECGGRLRVTPTDDGGKTVWAELPWTAPAEP; encoded by the coding sequence ATGGCAGACCATCAGGAAGCGTCCGTCACCCTGCCGAGCGATCCCGCCTCGGTCTCCACCGCCCGGCGGTACGTCACCGACGTGCTGGCCGAGTGGGGTCTCCCCGGCGGCAGCGACACGGCTGAAACGATCCGGCTGATCGTCTCGGAACTCGCCACCAACGCGGTCCAGCACACCTTCGGCCAGTCGCCCGACTTCACCGTCGACCTGCGGCTCGAACGGCACGAGCGGCTGCGCGTCGGCGTCACCGACAGTCATCCGCGCCGGCCGAAGCGGCTGCCCGCGGCCGTGCAGCAGGACAACGGCCGCGGCATGGCCATCGTCCGCTGGCTGGCCGCCGAGTGCGGCGGCCGCCTGAGGGTGACGCCGACCGACGACGGCGGAAAGACCGTGTGGGCCGAGCTGCCCTGGACCGCGCCGGCCGAGCCATGA
- a CDS encoding C40 family peptidase: protein MTARIARALSALTLLAVGGTLVTPGAAPEAHAAPAAAGKALKVAASKKGAPYQWGAAGPYRFDCSGLTLYSYKRAGKKLPRTAQGQYNKTRRVAKSDRRKGDLVFFHGRGGVYHVGIYAGNNRIWHSPKTGSWVKLDRIWTGSVSYGRVR, encoded by the coding sequence ATGACGGCCCGGATCGCCCGGGCCCTGTCCGCCCTCACGCTGCTCGCCGTGGGCGGAACGCTCGTCACACCCGGCGCCGCGCCCGAGGCGCACGCCGCTCCGGCCGCCGCCGGCAAGGCGCTGAAGGTGGCGGCGTCGAAGAAGGGCGCTCCGTACCAGTGGGGGGCCGCGGGCCCGTACCGCTTCGACTGCTCGGGGCTGACGCTCTACTCGTACAAGCGCGCGGGGAAGAAGCTGCCGCGCACGGCGCAGGGTCAGTACAACAAGACGCGCCGGGTGGCGAAGTCGGACCGGCGCAAGGGCGACCTGGTCTTCTTCCACGGCCGCGGCGGCGTCTACCACGTCGGGATCTACGCGGGGAACAACCGGATCTGGCACTCCCCGAAGACCGGCTCGTGGGTGAAGCTCGACCGCATCTGGACCGGGTCCGTCTCCTACGGCCGGGTGCGCTGA
- a CDS encoding ATP-dependent Clp protease proteolytic subunit, which yields MTPHARYVLPEFTERTSWGTRTLDPYSKLLEARIVLLGTPVDATAANDVVAQLVHLEYAAPDQDIALYINSPGGEVDAMTAIYDAMQLISCDVATTCVGQAVSTAAVLLAAGTPGKRAALPGARVQLRQPELADPLRGQPTDLDLQARELTRQHEMVVGLLARHTGRDRERVAADLDRDLFLDAPGAREHGLVDHVLRTREG from the coding sequence ATGACCCCGCACGCCCGCTACGTCCTCCCCGAGTTCACCGAGCGCACCAGCTGGGGCACCCGCACCCTCGACCCGTACTCCAAGCTCCTCGAGGCGCGGATCGTCCTGCTCGGCACCCCCGTGGACGCGACCGCCGCCAACGACGTGGTGGCCCAGCTCGTCCACCTGGAGTACGCGGCGCCGGACCAGGACATCGCCCTGTACATCAACTCGCCCGGCGGCGAGGTGGACGCGATGACCGCGATCTACGACGCCATGCAGCTGATCTCCTGCGACGTGGCCACCACCTGCGTCGGCCAGGCCGTGTCCACCGCCGCGGTACTGCTCGCCGCCGGGACGCCCGGCAAGCGCGCCGCCCTGCCCGGCGCCCGCGTGCAGCTCCGGCAGCCCGAGCTCGCCGACCCGCTGCGCGGCCAGCCCACCGACCTGGACCTCCAGGCCCGGGAACTGACACGCCAGCACGAGATGGTCGTCGGCCTGCTGGCCCGGCACACCGGGCGGGACCGGGAGCGGGTGGCCGCCGACCTCGACCGGGACCTGTTCCTCGACGCGCCCGGCGCACGGGAGCACGGCCTGGTGGATCATGTGCTCCGCACCCGGGAGGGGTGA
- a CDS encoding type II toxin-antitoxin system Phd/YefM family antitoxin yields the protein MAYEIPVTQARAELADLINRVVYGGERVVVTRHGKPLVALVSAADLERLESAEEAADERAVGSVSELRDAPSAPREQRRFGIAAEHRPYGD from the coding sequence ATGGCCTACGAGATTCCGGTGACGCAAGCCCGGGCAGAGCTCGCCGATCTGATCAACCGCGTCGTCTACGGCGGGGAGCGCGTCGTCGTGACCCGCCACGGGAAGCCGCTGGTGGCGCTCGTCTCCGCCGCTGACCTGGAGAGACTCGAATCCGCCGAGGAGGCGGCCGACGAGCGGGCGGTCGGCTCCGTGTCCGAGCTGCGCGACGCGCCGTCCGCTCCCCGCGAACAACGCCGGTTCGGCATCGCGGCCGAGCACCGCCCCTACGGCGACTGA
- a CDS encoding lysophospholipid acyltransferase family protein, with translation MFYYLLKHVLLGPLLRLLFRPRTEGLEHIPETGAAIVAGNHLSFSDHFLMPAVLKRRITFLAKQEYFTGPGLKGRLTAAFFRSAGQIPVDRSGKEAGQAAIREGLQVLSRGELLGIYPEGTRSHDGRLYKGKVGVAVMALKAGVPVVPCAMVGTFEIQPPGKVVPRIRRVTVRFGEPLDFSRFAGMENEKAVVRAVTDEIMYRILDLSGQEYVDEYAAAVKAAAPAEPETPPAPDRPRGLRRLLPRRRARA, from the coding sequence GTGTTCTATTACCTGCTCAAGCATGTGCTCCTCGGACCGCTGCTGCGGCTGCTCTTCCGGCCGAGGACCGAGGGGCTCGAGCACATCCCGGAGACGGGTGCGGCCATCGTGGCGGGCAACCACCTGTCGTTCTCGGACCACTTCCTGATGCCGGCCGTGCTGAAGCGGCGCATCACGTTCCTGGCGAAGCAGGAGTACTTCACCGGGCCAGGCCTCAAGGGGCGGCTGACCGCCGCCTTCTTCCGCAGCGCCGGGCAGATCCCGGTGGACCGGTCCGGCAAGGAGGCCGGGCAGGCCGCGATCCGCGAGGGCCTTCAGGTGCTGTCGCGCGGTGAGCTGCTCGGCATCTATCCGGAGGGCACCCGCTCGCACGACGGGCGGCTGTACAAGGGCAAGGTGGGGGTCGCGGTGATGGCGCTGAAGGCCGGCGTGCCGGTGGTGCCGTGCGCGATGGTGGGCACCTTCGAGATCCAGCCGCCCGGCAAGGTCGTGCCGAGGATCAGGCGGGTCACGGTCCGGTTCGGGGAGCCGCTGGACTTCTCCCGCTTCGCAGGGATGGAGAACGAGAAGGCCGTCGTCCGCGCCGTGACGGACGAGATCATGTACCGCATCCTCGACCTGTCGGGCCAGGAGTACGTGGACGAGTACGCGGCGGCCGTGAAGGCGGCGGCCCCGGCGGAGCCCGAGACTCCCCCGGCCCCCGACCGCCCGCGCGGCCTGCGGCGGCTCCTGCCCCGGCGGCGCGCCCGCGCCTGA
- a CDS encoding ribonuclease BN gives MWWFHRMHGSFRVSALGRGYRRGKDLELMHRAMGFAALGLLTLVPLLIVVAAADPAGGAGFAQWLAEGLGVSQASRDEVERLFAAPASALESTTGFGLAALAAFGVTFGGVVQTGYEKVWEIPPARWHTMWRHLVWLAALIGYLLLSSHVAAPPAGAGDLTWRVAAAVASALVFFWWSQRLLLGGRVPWVALLPGAVSTVIGLAGLWVFSHLVFSPLIASNAVAYGPVGTVLVIQSWLVGVGFVVFGGALVGRLLYEERWHIGRVVRRTLRRAVRRPGKRSPGGLPGPVPRRPAR, from the coding sequence ATGTGGTGGTTCCACCGGATGCACGGCTCGTTCCGCGTCTCGGCGCTCGGGCGCGGATACCGGCGCGGCAAGGACCTGGAGCTGATGCACCGGGCGATGGGCTTCGCCGCGCTCGGCCTGCTGACCCTCGTACCCCTGCTCATCGTGGTCGCAGCCGCCGACCCCGCGGGCGGGGCGGGTTTCGCGCAGTGGCTCGCGGAGGGCCTCGGCGTGTCCCAGGCGTCGCGTGACGAGGTGGAACGGCTGTTCGCGGCGCCCGCCTCGGCCCTGGAGTCCACCACCGGTTTCGGCCTCGCCGCGCTCGCCGCGTTCGGGGTGACCTTCGGCGGGGTCGTACAGACCGGGTACGAGAAGGTGTGGGAGATCCCCCCGGCCCGCTGGCACACGATGTGGCGGCACCTCGTCTGGCTCGCCGCACTGATCGGCTACCTGCTCCTGTCGTCCCATGTCGCCGCGCCGCCCGCCGGCGCGGGCGACCTGACCTGGCGGGTGGCCGCCGCCGTGGCCAGCGCCCTGGTGTTCTTCTGGTGGTCGCAGCGGCTGCTGCTCGGCGGCCGGGTGCCGTGGGTCGCCCTGCTGCCGGGCGCGGTGTCCACGGTGATCGGGCTGGCCGGGCTGTGGGTCTTCTCGCACCTCGTGTTCTCGCCGCTGATCGCCTCCAACGCGGTGGCGTACGGCCCGGTCGGCACCGTGCTGGTCATCCAATCGTGGCTGGTGGGCGTGGGGTTCGTCGTGTTCGGCGGCGCGCTCGTCGGCCGGCTGCTGTACGAGGAGCGCTGGCACATCGGCCGCGTCGTGCGGCGGACTCTCCGGCGGGCCGTGCGGCGCCCGGGGAAGCGATCCCCGGGCGGACTGCCAGGGCCCGTACCCCGCCGCCCGGCGAGGTGA
- a CDS encoding SpoIIE family protein phosphatase, with the protein MGDPTAPETWSRRFPPGTESVARARRFVRAALGDAAPDVAPGLLDTAELLVSELVTNAVLHAGTEVEVSVRVADGRVRVAVQDGRPSRALVPQDCPAYAGTGQGLALVDLLASRHGVDTGADAKTVWFELWPDGTGHPSAWQQPAPPAESAETVTLVDVPGALYSASQQHRHVLLRELALAAAAGEHLVPPPDLVTAHDISNVISACVIAALRNEPAEGEIRSLALAMPSDAAPAVETLSHVLDVAERAAREERLLTLPALPRSRVFHTWLFGEITGQLAGTHPTAWTVVPREPGAGPAELVPWDPGHVQASRVATIAADEQNRIIAVNGPAADLLGWHADDLVGRRLTTLIPEHLRGRHITAFTSLLLSGQPRILGRSVPLPALNRDGRLVPVRLFIQTQETADGRTVFVAQLSPRAAAPGPAARRPGRRPAGQQEHAAAPPTARATADRGGGRRGEAVLPALERLSLLAETGAAMSNAPDLDDGLQRVGRILTRRLADWCAVDLFTEDALVDRACVVHRDPGALWVEDFEGTLPPLTEASRGPLARALSGAGPLLLTEAPPADDTASPLDAHYLELFERLGADSAVVAPLRARREIIGALTVARTDRERPLTEEDLPLVDDLGRALALGVDNARLYQETRNIAERLQRSLLPVLPEVPHLELAARYAASSKTAQVGGDWYDSFVLPSGDTALVIGDVTGHNLDAAIAMSQLRSMLRGIAVDRQEPPETVLRRLDMANHTLYHEATATCIYGLIKGPEEGPWELVHSSAGHLPPLLTTDDGHTRFLEAGSGVLLGLDPDMRRPRANDAVPANATVLFYTDGLIERRDESLDDAMERLSRHVAALAREPLNVLCDELLIGLGADSDDDIAILAVRPRPPA; encoded by the coding sequence ATGGGCGACCCCACTGCCCCGGAGACCTGGTCACGGCGGTTCCCTCCGGGCACGGAGAGCGTCGCGCGGGCCCGGCGGTTCGTGCGGGCCGCCCTCGGCGATGCCGCACCGGACGTCGCGCCCGGCCTGCTGGACACCGCGGAGCTCCTCGTCAGCGAGCTGGTGACCAACGCGGTGCTGCACGCCGGCACCGAGGTCGAGGTGTCCGTCCGGGTGGCCGACGGCCGGGTCCGGGTCGCGGTCCAGGACGGTAGGCCCTCGCGGGCGTTGGTCCCGCAGGACTGCCCCGCGTACGCCGGTACGGGACAGGGGCTGGCGCTCGTGGACCTGCTGGCGTCCCGGCACGGCGTGGACACGGGCGCGGACGCCAAGACGGTGTGGTTCGAGCTGTGGCCCGACGGGACCGGGCACCCGTCGGCGTGGCAGCAGCCCGCGCCGCCCGCCGAGTCGGCGGAGACGGTGACCCTCGTGGACGTACCCGGCGCGCTGTACTCGGCGTCGCAGCAGCACCGGCACGTCCTGCTGCGGGAGCTGGCACTGGCCGCGGCCGCCGGGGAGCACCTCGTACCGCCGCCGGATCTCGTCACGGCCCACGACATCAGCAATGTGATCAGCGCCTGTGTCATCGCGGCGCTGCGAAACGAGCCCGCCGAGGGGGAGATCCGGTCCCTGGCCCTGGCGATGCCGTCCGACGCGGCACCGGCGGTGGAGACCCTGAGCCACGTCCTGGACGTGGCGGAGCGGGCCGCGAGGGAGGAGCGCCTGCTGACGCTGCCCGCGCTGCCCCGCAGCCGGGTCTTCCACACCTGGCTGTTCGGCGAGATCACCGGCCAGCTCGCCGGCACGCACCCCACCGCGTGGACCGTGGTGCCCCGCGAGCCGGGCGCCGGGCCCGCCGAACTGGTGCCGTGGGACCCCGGGCACGTCCAGGCCAGCAGGGTCGCGACGATCGCCGCCGACGAGCAGAACCGGATCATCGCCGTGAACGGCCCGGCCGCCGACCTGTTGGGCTGGCACGCGGACGACCTCGTCGGGCGTCGCCTGACCACGCTCATCCCGGAACACCTGCGCGGGCGGCACATCACGGCGTTCACGTCCCTCCTGCTCAGCGGACAGCCGCGCATCCTGGGCCGCTCGGTCCCGCTGCCCGCGCTGAACCGCGACGGGCGGCTGGTCCCGGTACGGCTGTTCATCCAGACGCAGGAGACGGCGGACGGCCGTACGGTGTTCGTCGCCCAGCTCTCGCCCCGCGCCGCCGCTCCGGGACCCGCCGCGCGCCGCCCGGGCAGGCGCCCCGCGGGCCAGCAGGAGCACGCCGCGGCTCCACCGACGGCCCGGGCCACCGCGGACCGCGGGGGCGGCCGACGGGGTGAGGCGGTGCTCCCGGCGCTGGAGCGGCTGTCGCTCCTCGCCGAGACCGGCGCGGCGATGAGCAACGCCCCGGACCTGGACGACGGCCTCCAGCGGGTCGGCCGGATTCTCACCCGGCGTCTCGCCGACTGGTGCGCGGTGGACCTGTTCACGGAGGACGCGCTCGTCGACCGGGCGTGCGTGGTCCACCGCGACCCCGGCGCGCTGTGGGTGGAGGACTTCGAGGGGACGCTGCCGCCGCTCACCGAAGCGTCGCGCGGCCCGCTCGCCCGGGCGCTCAGCGGCGCCGGCCCGCTGCTGCTCACCGAGGCGCCGCCGGCCGACGACACCGCGAGCCCGCTGGACGCCCACTACCTGGAGCTGTTCGAACGGCTGGGCGCGGACAGCGCCGTCGTCGCCCCCCTGCGGGCCCGGCGCGAGATCATCGGCGCGCTGACCGTGGCCCGTACGGACCGGGAGCGTCCGCTCACGGAGGAGGACCTGCCGCTCGTCGACGACCTGGGCCGCGCCCTGGCCCTGGGCGTGGACAACGCGCGTCTGTACCAGGAGACCCGGAACATCGCCGAGCGGCTCCAGCGGTCGCTGCTGCCCGTACTGCCCGAGGTCCCCCATCTGGAACTGGCGGCCCGGTACGCCGCATCGTCCAAGACGGCTCAGGTCGGCGGCGACTGGTACGACAGCTTCGTCCTGCCGAGCGGCGACACGGCGCTGGTCATCGGCGATGTGACGGGGCACAACCTGGACGCGGCGATCGCCATGAGCCAGCTGCGGAGCATGCTGCGCGGCATCGCCGTGGACCGCCAGGAGCCGCCGGAGACGGTGCTGCGGCGCCTCGACATGGCGAACCACACCCTGTACCACGAGGCCACGGCGACCTGCATCTACGGTCTGATCAAGGGCCCGGAGGAGGGCCCGTGGGAGCTGGTGCACTCCTCGGCCGGGCATCTGCCGCCTCTGCTGACGACGGATGACGGCCACACCCGTTTCCTGGAGGCCGGGTCGGGCGTGCTTCTCGGGCTTGACCCGGACATGCGCCGCCCCCGGGCCAACGACGCGGTCCCGGCGAACGCGACGGTGCTGTTCTACACGGACGGGCTGATCGAGCGCCGCGACGAGTCGCTGGACGACGCCATGGAGCGGCTGAGCCGGCACGTCGCGGCTCTGGCGCGCGAACCGCTCAACGTGCTCTGCGACGAGCTGCTGATCGGGCTGGGCGCCGACAGCGACGACGACATCGCCATCCTCGCGGTACGCCCCAGGCCGCCTGCCTGA